Proteins from a single region of bacterium:
- a CDS encoding DUF488 domain-containing protein, whose product MPSPFARDARARKRRRVRAAHPGRRPPRFDARHRPRPKPTRAVRPKREGEGRNVDIHTIGFTRRTAEDFFVTLERAGVRRVVDIRLNNTSQLAAFAKKDDLAFFLRRVSDIEYVHEPLLSPTQDILDDFKKKKGDWSEYERRFNALLAERKVEKNLDRALFGVPAALLCSEYEPDRCHRRLVCEYLAKHWKNVRAIHL is encoded by the coding sequence ATGCCATCGCCATTTGCTCGTGACGCGCGTGCTCGAAAGCGAAGGCGCGTGCGCGCGGCACATCCGGGGCGACGGCCGCCTCGATTCGACGCGCGACATCGACCGCGACCAAAGCCAACTCGCGCTGTTCGCCCCAAGCGCGAAGGAGAAGGACGAAACGTGGACATCCATACGATCGGTTTCACGCGGCGAACCGCCGAGGACTTCTTCGTAACGCTCGAGCGCGCCGGCGTGCGTCGCGTGGTGGACATCCGCCTGAACAACACGTCGCAACTCGCCGCGTTCGCCAAGAAAGACGACCTCGCGTTTTTTCTTCGCCGCGTCTCCGATATCGAATACGTCCACGAGCCGCTTCTGTCACCGACGCAGGACATCCTCGACGATTTCAAGAAGAAAAAGGGCGATTGGTCCGAATACGAGCGGCGCTTCAACGCCCTGCTCGCGGAGCGCAAGGTTGAAAAAAACCTCGACCGCGCGCTGTTTGGCGTCCCCGCCGCGCTGCTATGCAGCGAATACGAGCCGGACCGTTGCCATCGCCGGCTGGTGTGCGAATATCTGGCAAAACACTGGAAAAACGTTCGCGCGATTCATCTGTGA